Proteins encoded by one window of Dokdonella sp.:
- a CDS encoding UDP-2,3-diacylglucosamine diphosphatase has translation MPTLFISDLHLDVARPHILDAFDRFIVGEAMRANALYILGDLFEAWIGDDTDDEAGRRFITGMKPLRDARIPCFFIHGNRDFLLGEDYARRAGLTLLPDPAVITIGGRRTLLMHGDTLCTDDVAYQRFRALSHTPAWQRSFLSRPRDEREAFARQARAESRRYTTDVGNAALMDVSEVAVQAAMRAHGCLRLIHGHTHRPATHRFDLDGQPAERIVLGDWYEQESWLAV, from the coding sequence ATGCCGACGCTGTTCATTTCCGACCTTCATCTCGATGTCGCACGCCCGCACATCCTCGACGCCTTCGACCGCTTCATCGTCGGCGAGGCCATGCGCGCCAACGCGCTCTACATCCTCGGCGACCTCTTCGAGGCCTGGATCGGCGACGACACCGACGACGAAGCCGGCCGGCGCTTCATCACCGGCATGAAGCCCCTGCGCGATGCGCGCATACCCTGCTTCTTCATCCACGGAAACCGCGATTTCCTGCTCGGCGAAGACTATGCGCGTCGCGCCGGCCTGACCCTGCTGCCCGATCCCGCCGTCATCACGATCGGCGGCCGCAGGACGCTCCTCATGCACGGCGACACGCTATGCACCGACGACGTCGCCTACCAGCGCTTCCGCGCGCTATCGCACACGCCTGCCTGGCAACGCAGCTTCCTGTCGCGCCCGCGCGACGAACGCGAAGCCTTCGCCCGCCAGGCCCGCGCCGAAAGCCGCCGCTACACCACCGACGTCGGCAACGCGGCCCTGATGGACGTCAGCGAAGTCGCCGTGCAGGCAGCGATGCGCGCGCACGGCTGCCTGCGCCTGATCCACGGCCACACCCATCGTCCCGCCACCCACCGCTTCGACCTCGATGGCCAGCCGGCCGAACGCATCGTGCTCGGCGACTGGTACGAACAGGAAAGCTGGCTGGCGGTCTAA
- a CDS encoding peptidylprolyl isomerase, which translates to MIARALLLTLLLPLAAFAQSSATANPAEPQAEKAANPQVLIKTSLGDITVELDAQKAPKSVENFLQYTKDGFYDGTIFHRVIGNFMIQGGGFTPDLRQKPTRASIPNEAKNGLSNRRGTIAMARTPDPNSATAQFFINVVDNRMLDYVSDERAETWGYAVFGKVVNGMDVVDQIKAMPTGPKGPFRSDVPTTDIVIEKVSVIE; encoded by the coding sequence ATGATCGCTCGCGCCCTCCTCCTGACCCTGCTGCTGCCGCTCGCAGCGTTCGCCCAGTCCAGCGCCACGGCAAACCCCGCCGAGCCCCAGGCCGAGAAGGCGGCCAACCCGCAGGTCCTCATCAAGACCAGCCTCGGCGACATCACCGTCGAACTCGATGCGCAGAAGGCACCGAAGAGCGTCGAGAACTTCCTCCAGTACACCAAGGACGGCTTCTACGACGGCACGATCTTCCACCGCGTCATCGGCAACTTCATGATCCAGGGTGGCGGCTTCACCCCCGACCTGCGCCAGAAGCCGACCCGCGCCTCGATCCCGAACGAGGCCAAGAACGGCCTGTCCAACCGTCGCGGCACGATCGCCATGGCGCGCACGCCCGATCCGAACTCGGCGACTGCCCAGTTCTTCATCAACGTCGTCGACAACCGCATGCTCGACTACGTCAGCGACGAGCGCGCCGAGACCTGGGGTTATGCCGTGTTCGGCAAGGTCGTCAACGGCATGGACGTAGTCGACCAGATCAAGGCCATGCCGACCGGCCCCAAGGGACCGTTCCGCAGCGACGTGCCGACGACCGACATCGTCATCGAGAAGGTTTCGGTGATCGAGTGA
- a CDS encoding Ppx/GppA phosphatase family protein — translation MPADLARPIKDGDLFAAADLGSNSFHLIVARYSHGELRVIDRLRENVRLAAGLRADGTLTRERREAAFACLARFGQRLAGFAAERVRAVATNAVRQLAHPQAFLLPAETALGHPIEIVSGREEARLIYQGVAHGLPLAEHRRLVVDIGGGSTEFIIGRGFDALERESLQVGSIASTLRFFGDGKITARRWQQAKGEIAVELQQFGAHYRERGWTEAIGSSGTAKSIGSIVQANGWSDGGISAASLERLREAILRCGDSTLLDLPGLAGDRAPIIAGGVVILETVFDTFRLDRMGVCETAMREGLLYDMLGRARQADPRHTSISALAQRNDVDQAQAARVSRTATLLFDQVADAWQLDAQARDLLGWCAQIHEIGLAIAHSQHHIHGAYIAANSDLAGFGNQEQALLAAILRSHRRRPDNEQLSALPTRMQPGAQRLTALLRLAVLLHRARGDDALPPLRLTAAGSQLVLELPRNWLEQHPLSRVDLDQERDYLKHLDIKLQVAKG, via the coding sequence ATGCCCGCTGACCTTGCCAGGCCGATCAAGGACGGCGATCTGTTCGCTGCGGCCGACCTCGGCTCGAACAGTTTCCACTTGATCGTCGCCCGTTACAGCCACGGCGAGCTTCGTGTCATTGACCGTCTGCGCGAGAACGTGCGTCTTGCCGCCGGTCTGCGTGCCGACGGCACGCTCACGCGCGAGCGGCGCGAGGCCGCTTTCGCCTGCCTTGCCCGCTTCGGCCAGCGACTCGCCGGCTTTGCCGCCGAGCGCGTGCGCGCCGTGGCGACCAATGCGGTGCGCCAACTCGCGCATCCTCAGGCGTTCCTGCTGCCTGCCGAAACCGCGCTAGGCCACCCGATCGAGATCGTCTCCGGTCGCGAGGAAGCACGCCTGATCTACCAAGGTGTCGCTCACGGCCTGCCTCTGGCCGAACACAGGCGCCTCGTCGTCGATATCGGCGGCGGCAGTACCGAGTTCATCATCGGCCGCGGCTTCGACGCGCTCGAACGCGAAAGCCTCCAGGTCGGCAGCATCGCCAGCACGCTGCGCTTCTTCGGTGACGGCAAGATCACCGCGCGGCGCTGGCAGCAAGCCAAGGGTGAGATAGCCGTCGAACTGCAACAGTTCGGCGCTCACTATCGCGAACGCGGCTGGACCGAGGCGATCGGCTCCTCCGGCACAGCCAAGTCGATCGGCTCCATCGTGCAGGCCAACGGCTGGAGCGACGGCGGCATCAGCGCCGCCTCGCTCGAAAGGCTGCGCGAAGCGATCCTGCGCTGCGGCGACAGCACGCTTCTCGACCTGCCCGGACTGGCTGGCGACCGCGCGCCGATCATCGCCGGTGGCGTGGTCATCCTCGAAACGGTATTCGACACATTTCGACTCGACCGCATGGGCGTGTGCGAGACGGCCATGCGTGAAGGCCTGCTGTACGACATGCTTGGCCGCGCCCGTCAAGCCGACCCGCGCCATACCAGCATCAGCGCGCTCGCCCAGCGCAACGATGTCGACCAGGCCCAGGCTGCGCGCGTCAGCCGCACCGCCACCCTGCTGTTCGACCAGGTCGCCGATGCCTGGCAGCTCGATGCGCAGGCGCGCGACCTGCTCGGCTGGTGCGCGCAGATCCACGAGATTGGCCTCGCCATCGCACACAGCCAGCACCACATCCACGGCGCCTACATCGCAGCCAACTCCGATCTTGCGGGTTTCGGCAACCAGGAACAGGCATTGCTCGCCGCAATCCTGCGCTCGCACCGGCGGCGCCCTGACAATGAACAATTGAGCGCACTGCCGACGCGCATGCAACCCGGCGCGCAGCGACTCACGGCCCTGCTGCGCCTGGCCGTGCTGCTGCACCGCGCTCGCGGCGATGACGCCTTGCCGCCGCTGCGCCTCACCGCTGCCGGAAGCCAGCTAGTGCTCGAATTGCCGCGCAACTGGCTCGAACAGCACCCGCTGAGCCGGGTCGATCTCGACCAGGAGCGCGACTATCTCAAGCACCTCGACATCAAGCTGCAGGTGGCGAAGGGCTGA
- the ppk1 gene encoding polyphosphate kinase 1: protein MTNHAASLDVDANAEASAVVASAAAHTLPDFNDPTLYLNRELAQIEFNMRVMAQAEDARNPLLERLRFMCISCTNLDEFFEVRVAILKHHLSFGDVRPGADAMPPGEVLARIRERTLALVKKQYDCWNDSLLPELEREGIRFLRREAWTVKQRRWLQGYFRNETLPVLSPLGLDPAHPFPRILNKSLTLAVVLKGKDAFGREGHMALLRAPRSLPRIIRLPAEVAEAQYEFVFLSEVLHEFMDELFPGMQVKGSYQFRVTRNSELSVDEEEVENLALALREELRGRGYARAVRLEIGANCPKAITAMLKQNFELSDQDIYRCEGPVNVSRSSAVYDQIDRPDLKFAPFTPRVHPAANADTTLFDAIRERDILLHHPFESFAIVTDLVRQASLDPDVLAIKQTLYRAGHDSPLVDSLIEAARQGKDVTVVVELRARFDEEANLRLANRLQEAGVQVVYGVVGYKTHAKMLLIVRREAGSLRRYVHLSTGNYHQVTSRTYTDFGLMTADPEIGEDAHLLFLQLSGLGPIIKLKQLLHSPFTLHRGLMEKIERETTHARAGRPARIKAKINALNEPAVISALYEASCAGVQIDLIVRGACTLRPGIPGVSANIRVRSIVGRFLEHSRVYWFHNGGEPEIYCSSADWLDRNLLRRVETCFPIRDAELAARVHDEALDNYLADNTQAWSLGADGSYAHLRHDDEPAHSAQAALLTKLCG, encoded by the coding sequence ATGACCAACCACGCCGCCAGTCTCGATGTCGATGCCAATGCCGAAGCATCCGCCGTCGTGGCATCCGCGGCCGCCCACACGTTGCCCGATTTCAACGACCCTACGCTCTACCTCAACCGCGAACTCGCCCAGATCGAGTTCAACATGCGTGTGATGGCTCAGGCCGAGGATGCGCGCAACCCGCTGCTCGAACGCCTGCGCTTCATGTGCATCTCGTGCACCAATCTCGACGAGTTCTTCGAGGTGCGCGTGGCTATTCTCAAGCACCACCTCTCGTTCGGCGACGTGCGGCCAGGAGCCGATGCGATGCCCCCCGGTGAAGTGCTTGCGCGCATCCGCGAGCGCACCCTGGCCCTGGTCAAGAAGCAGTACGACTGCTGGAACGACAGCCTTCTCCCCGAGCTCGAACGTGAAGGCATCCGGTTCCTGCGCCGGGAAGCGTGGACGGTCAAGCAGCGCCGCTGGCTGCAGGGCTATTTCCGCAACGAAACGCTGCCGGTGTTGTCGCCGCTCGGTCTCGACCCGGCACACCCATTCCCACGCATCCTCAACAAGAGCCTTACTCTCGCCGTCGTGCTCAAGGGCAAGGATGCATTTGGCCGGGAAGGCCACATGGCCCTGCTGCGTGCGCCGCGCTCGCTGCCACGCATCATCCGCCTGCCGGCCGAAGTCGCCGAAGCACAGTACGAGTTCGTATTTCTCTCCGAGGTGCTGCACGAGTTCATGGACGAGCTGTTCCCAGGCATGCAGGTCAAGGGCTCGTATCAGTTCCGCGTGACGCGCAACAGCGAGCTGTCGGTCGACGAAGAAGAGGTCGAGAACCTTGCCCTCGCCCTGCGCGAGGAACTGCGTGGTCGTGGCTATGCGCGTGCGGTTCGCCTCGAGATCGGTGCGAACTGCCCGAAGGCAATCACCGCGATGCTCAAGCAGAACTTCGAGCTGAGCGACCAGGACATCTACCGCTGCGAAGGGCCGGTCAACGTCAGTCGCAGCAGCGCCGTCTACGACCAGATCGATCGTCCGGACCTCAAGTTCGCACCATTCACGCCGCGCGTGCATCCCGCTGCGAACGCCGATACGACCTTGTTCGATGCAATCCGCGAACGCGACATCCTGCTGCACCATCCGTTCGAGTCGTTCGCCATCGTCACCGACCTGGTCAGGCAGGCCAGCCTCGACCCTGACGTCCTGGCGATCAAGCAAACGCTCTACCGTGCCGGCCACGACTCGCCGCTGGTCGACTCACTGATCGAGGCTGCGCGCCAGGGCAAGGACGTGACCGTGGTCGTCGAGTTGCGCGCGCGCTTCGACGAGGAGGCGAACCTGCGTCTGGCCAATCGCCTGCAAGAAGCCGGCGTACAGGTCGTGTATGGCGTGGTCGGCTACAAGACACACGCAAAGATGCTGCTGATCGTGCGCCGCGAAGCGGGCAGCCTGCGCCGTTACGTGCATCTATCGACGGGCAACTATCACCAGGTCACCTCGCGCACCTATACCGACTTCGGCCTGATGACAGCCGACCCCGAGATCGGCGAGGACGCCCATCTGTTGTTCCTGCAACTGTCCGGGCTTGGCCCGATCATCAAGCTCAAGCAGCTGCTGCATTCTCCGTTCACCCTGCACAGGGGCCTGATGGAGAAGATCGAGCGCGAGACCACGCACGCACGCGCCGGCCGCCCGGCGCGCATCAAGGCGAAGATCAATGCCCTGAACGAGCCGGCAGTGATCTCTGCGCTATACGAGGCCTCCTGCGCCGGCGTACAGATCGACCTCATCGTGCGCGGAGCCTGCACGCTGCGACCCGGCATCCCAGGCGTCTCCGCGAACATCCGCGTGCGCTCGATCGTCGGCCGCTTCCTCGAACACAGCCGCGTGTACTGGTTCCACAACGGTGGCGAACCGGAAATCTACTGCTCGAGCGCAGACTGGCTCGACCGCAATCTGCTGCGACGCGTGGAAACCTGTTTCCCGATCCGCGATGCGGAGTTGGCCGCGCGCGTGCATGACGAGGCGCTCGACAACTACCTTGCCGACAATACACAGGCATGGAGCCTCGGTGCCGACGGCAGTTATGCGCATCTGCGCCACGACGATGAGCCCGCGCATTCCGCGCAGGCCGCCCTGCTCACGAAACTCTGCGGCTGA
- the phoR gene encoding phosphate regulon sensor histidine kinase PhoR — protein MKARAARRRTALVSLVRAFRDAAAALPDALVAIDDERRIRWFNTAAGRLLGLTWPDHLGHRVDEVVAIPGIREWIASGGAESLPDVTAPGDAEVHLGMRLIPYADDHALLLGRDISQVLRLEKVRRDFVANVSHELRTPLTVVHGYLDLIEPEQIPEYESILRELRNQSRRMTQIVEDLLTLSRLDAEDALPETRVAMGPLLRTLMRDAEGLSRGRHEITIEATSEHDLLGSPKDLYSAFSNLVSNAVRYTPVGGRIAIAWQTDTNGGRLAVRDTGHGISPQHLPRLTERFYRVSTSRSRETGGTGLGLSIVKHVLQLHGAHLEVHSEVGAGSTFACIFGAERLLPPEPLCEEA, from the coding sequence GTGAAAGCCCGGGCCGCCCGCCGCCGCACCGCGCTGGTCAGCCTGGTGCGCGCATTCCGCGACGCCGCCGCGGCGCTGCCCGACGCGCTCGTCGCCATCGATGACGAGCGCCGCATCCGCTGGTTCAACACCGCGGCCGGTCGCCTGCTGGGGCTCACCTGGCCCGATCATCTGGGCCATCGCGTCGACGAGGTCGTGGCGATCCCCGGGATCCGCGAATGGATCGCATCCGGCGGAGCCGAGTCGCTGCCGGATGTAACCGCTCCGGGCGATGCCGAAGTGCACCTCGGCATGCGCTTGATCCCGTACGCCGACGACCATGCGTTGCTGCTCGGCCGCGACATCAGCCAGGTGCTGCGCCTCGAGAAGGTGCGTCGCGACTTCGTTGCCAACGTCTCGCATGAACTGCGCACGCCGTTGACCGTGGTGCATGGCTACCTCGATCTGATCGAACCCGAGCAGATTCCGGAATACGAATCGATCCTGCGCGAACTGCGCAACCAGTCACGGCGCATGACCCAGATCGTCGAAGACCTGCTCACGTTGTCGCGTCTGGATGCCGAGGACGCCCTGCCCGAAACGCGCGTGGCGATGGGGCCGCTGCTGCGCACCCTGATGCGCGACGCCGAGGGCCTGAGCCGCGGCCGCCACGAGATCACCATCGAAGCGACCAGCGAACACGATCTGCTCGGCTCGCCGAAGGATCTCTACAGCGCGTTTTCGAACCTGGTCAGCAATGCCGTACGCTACACGCCGGTTGGTGGCCGCATCGCCATCGCCTGGCAAACCGATACCAACGGCGGGCGTCTGGCGGTGCGCGATACCGGCCACGGTATCTCGCCCCAGCACCTGCCGCGCCTGACCGAGCGCTTCTACCGGGTCTCGACCAGCCGTTCGCGCGAAACCGGCGGCACCGGTCTCGGCCTGTCCATCGTCAAGCACGTCCTGCAACTGCACGGAGCTCACCTCGAGGTGCACAGCGAAGTCGGCGCCGGCAGCACGTTTGCGTGTATCTTCGGTGCGGAGCGGCTGCTCCCGCCGGAACCGCTCTGCGAGGAAGCCTGA
- the phoB gene encoding phosphate regulon transcriptional regulator PhoB, with product MQKRVLIVEDEPAIRDMVAFALRKAGMEAIHAADARSAQTAIGDRIPDLIVLDWMLPGTPGIDFARRLRKDDLTRDIPIIMLTARGEETDRVNGLDAGVDDYVVKPFSARELIARIRAVLRRTHGADTEGVIEIAGLRIDSAAHRVFAGDQTVPIGPTEYRLLHFFMTHPERVYTRSQLLDHVWGGGVYVEERTVDVHIRRLRMTLEPHGKDGLVQTVRGAGYRFSANV from the coding sequence GTGCAGAAACGCGTCCTGATCGTGGAAGACGAACCGGCGATCCGCGACATGGTCGCCTTCGCCCTGCGCAAGGCCGGCATGGAAGCGATCCACGCCGCTGATGCGCGCAGCGCACAGACCGCGATCGGCGACCGCATCCCCGACCTGATCGTGCTCGACTGGATGCTGCCCGGCACTCCCGGCATCGACTTCGCCCGTCGCCTGCGCAAGGACGACCTCACCCGCGACATCCCGATCATCATGCTGACCGCGCGCGGCGAGGAGACCGACCGCGTCAACGGCCTCGATGCAGGCGTCGACGACTACGTGGTCAAGCCCTTCTCGGCGCGTGAATTGATTGCACGCATCCGTGCCGTGCTGCGCCGAACCCACGGCGCGGACACAGAGGGCGTCATCGAGATCGCCGGCCTGCGCATCGACAGCGCTGCACACCGCGTGTTCGCCGGCGACCAGACCGTGCCGATCGGCCCGACCGAATACCGCCTGCTGCACTTCTTCATGACTCACCCGGAACGCGTCTACACGCGCAGCCAACTCCTCGACCACGTGTGGGGTGGTGGCGTCTATGTCGAGGAGCGCACCGTCGACGTGCATATCCGCCGCCTGCGAATGACGCTGGAGCCTCACGGCAAGGATGGCCTTGTGCAGACCGTACGTGGCGCCGGCTACCGCTTCTCCGCAAACGTGTGA
- a CDS encoding M48 family metalloprotease, with protein MLARRLLPLVLSSLLTGLAGAQEPPRLPDIGSSAASAATPAEMREYGASMLRELRAYNLIFDDPLVSDYLRSLGYRLVSYSEGAGQPFTFFVVRSNDINAFAAPGGYLGFNIGLITSVGSEDELAAVMGHEIAHITQQHTLRAFEDSKKVSLPIALAMLGVLAAASGRSDDTGEAAIMAGMSLIQQRAINFTRYDEMEADRVGIQTLARAGYDPLAMADTFAMFQRIMRTNGIDIPEFLRTHPVDVTRIADAKSRAEALSKAHANSFGRVEHTGQAASEACAGVARIGELEPTRTLACQPAPLRLAVPTAPGTLGSRTRGADAKAPVYFELMRERARVLNADSVNAILRYYADELRSNPSFDTPANRYGYALSLWRARQSKEAVEAFDALVTAHPGQSVFELGLAAAEDQAGRKREALERYARISADFPGNRAITLAYSDALLAGTDKGSARKAQDLLRPLVQRHGDDPELQRAFGRACELGGDKVRAAEAFAEMTFLNGRPEDALNQLKALTKDGELDYYQRARVEARITSMTPVVLDLRKRGMKGAGKDDNGVSAMDCPERLCLGMSSPRNNRGLQ; from the coding sequence ATGCTTGCCCGCCGCCTGCTCCCTCTCGTTCTCTCCAGCTTGCTGACCGGCCTGGCTGGTGCGCAGGAACCGCCGCGTCTGCCCGACATCGGCAGCTCCGCAGCCAGTGCAGCGACGCCTGCCGAAATGCGCGAGTATGGAGCCAGCATGTTGCGCGAGTTGCGCGCGTACAACCTCATCTTCGACGATCCACTGGTGAGCGACTACTTGCGTTCCCTCGGCTACCGGCTGGTTTCCTACAGTGAAGGTGCCGGTCAGCCGTTCACTTTCTTCGTCGTGCGCAGCAACGACATCAATGCCTTCGCCGCGCCGGGCGGCTATCTCGGCTTCAATATCGGCCTCATCACCTCGGTGGGCAGCGAGGACGAACTCGCCGCCGTGATGGGTCACGAGATCGCCCACATCACACAGCAGCATACGCTGCGCGCGTTCGAGGATTCGAAAAAGGTCTCGCTGCCCATCGCGCTGGCGATGCTCGGCGTGCTGGCCGCCGCGAGCGGACGCAGCGACGACACGGGCGAAGCGGCGATCATGGCCGGCATGTCGCTGATTCAGCAGCGCGCGATCAACTTCACGCGCTACGACGAAATGGAAGCGGATCGCGTCGGCATCCAGACGCTGGCGCGCGCGGGCTATGATCCGCTGGCGATGGCCGATACCTTCGCCATGTTCCAGCGCATCATGCGCACAAACGGTATCGACATTCCCGAGTTCCTGCGCACGCACCCGGTCGACGTCACCCGCATCGCCGACGCGAAATCGCGCGCGGAAGCGCTGTCGAAGGCGCACGCGAACAGTTTCGGTCGCGTCGAGCACACCGGCCAAGCCGCGTCAGAGGCTTGCGCCGGCGTCGCCCGCATCGGCGAGCTCGAACCCACGCGCACGCTGGCCTGCCAGCCGGCGCCGCTCAGACTGGCGGTACCGACCGCGCCCGGCACACTCGGCTCACGCACGCGCGGCGCTGATGCGAAAGCACCGGTCTACTTCGAACTGATGCGCGAGCGCGCACGCGTGCTCAACGCCGATTCGGTAAACGCGATCCTGCGCTACTACGCCGATGAGCTGCGCAGCAATCCCTCATTCGACACACCAGCGAACCGCTATGGGTACGCCCTGTCGCTGTGGCGCGCGCGCCAGTCGAAGGAAGCCGTCGAAGCATTCGACGCACTCGTCACGGCCCATCCAGGCCAGTCGGTGTTCGAACTCGGCCTCGCCGCCGCCGAAGATCAGGCCGGCCGCAAGCGCGAGGCACTGGAACGCTATGCACGCATCAGCGCCGATTTCCCCGGCAACCGGGCGATCACCCTCGCCTATTCGGATGCCCTGCTCGCCGGTACCGACAAGGGTTCGGCACGCAAGGCGCAGGATCTGTTGCGACCACTGGTGCAGCGCCACGGCGACGACCCGGAGTTGCAGCGCGCCTTCGGCCGCGCCTGTGAGCTCGGCGGTGACAAGGTACGCGCCGCCGAGGCGTTCGCCGAGATGACCTTCCTCAACGGTCGCCCGGAGGATGCTCTCAACCAGCTCAAGGCGCTGACCAAGGATGGTGAGCTCGACTACTATCAGCGCGCGCGCGTCGAGGCACGTATCACCTCGATGACGCCGGTCGTGTTGGACCTGCGCAAGCGCGGCATGAAGGGCGCCGGCAAAGATGACAACGGTGTGAGTGCGATGGATTGCCCGGAGCGCCTCTGCCTCGGCATGTCATCGCCACGTAACAATCGTGGGTTGCAATGA
- the grxC gene encoding glutaredoxin 3, which produces MPKVELFTTAICPYCVAAKNFLSQKGFDYDEIRIDTNPARRDEMLVRSGGRRTVPQIFIGDTHVGGFDDLVAADRSGRLAELIGS; this is translated from the coding sequence ATGCCCAAGGTCGAACTCTTCACGACCGCGATCTGCCCTTACTGCGTGGCGGCCAAGAACTTCCTGAGTCAGAAGGGGTTCGACTACGACGAGATCCGCATCGACACCAACCCCGCGCGGCGTGACGAAATGCTGGTCCGCTCGGGTGGGCGGCGCACGGTTCCGCAGATCTTCATCGGCGACACGCACGTCGGTGGCTTCGACGATCTCGTCGCCGCCGACCGCAGCGGCCGGCTCGCCGAGCTCATCGGTAGCTGA